A window of the Thalassoglobus sp. JC818 genome harbors these coding sequences:
- a CDS encoding PQQ-binding-like beta-propeller repeat protein yields the protein MNHPSLLTHIPFDMVSEIPMNNHRRTNFLVGWCIACCLVFIAPEAQAQFFNPFGNQEQFDPSSDIDDLVLRLPTDHLVQSAFQQGNDLIAEGKVADGLKILQSILDESVDFFTTDDNVVGAPISRLVRSTIETHRDEYERLYGGEAQRLLKLGVAEQDRLAIGEVARRFAATEAGIEALKILKRTRLDVGDLSGAQRTHSTDELNDHIETLKEKIQLGSESESPRQTWTNPHGSPSHAGSFGFSPVRSSQIWNRSLIDEYDFFLGDINREADLVQESLSIANATGSRIHASEKLVSFPAGRALSVGNLVLVPGYTAPKAYDIETGELVGVGIKSDETFDYLFKTTSSPAGQRDPFREEMLSLFFSLRGWRDLTSSSLSTDGEYVYAITDCQLVGSTQPDLLMRSNHRHELLPQSFNQLHCYEIATGLRNRWSIGSMDDQAVIPFDQVVELPRQVFFYGAPLPVNDQLFVIGEERGEVQLFEIDKHNGDILWSIGLLNPNQDLVFADSRRLAGLMPAYLDGLLICPTGEGVLTAIDPLNRSVVWTHQYQKSARASSPDLFLRRRRPRSQNISDSIERLIDDQRWFESKIVTANGLLFFTPPDSDELVAVKLEDGTPGWENPLARGQMISILGVNEDQLIVLSRREILALSTVDGSREWSVAIPLPSGRGVRMGETYAQPLSTGEVAFVDLTTGTMLARSMVSPDTPIGNLTVAGDRLVMQTATEISAFSSEAEIRDSLAELADHSPQRVATLAEITLQQGNWQQGYEAFTSIPLDELPEDSRSVLAWAMIERLAQYDVEFDVDEIKNIEPLFTNAEQLFEFRKHLANRFTRNGQYGEAIDQYLTMINENETRGTTQDADGIVELDSQRWVLSEVFNIFQSASEDDAQLLRQRINEWLTEQSNDSAAILVIRSFPKEVLDVENILQRLESIERTLKRVNELSVIWTRLLRDLPSEEQPRALVELAKNSLVMKEGRNANAYLTTAERLLDGQENAPQAVLKEIENLRTAREWLELFRAVPVWPETAIHTDDVNAVELHHRYQIPQLGPSSIPLEGWSFFLDQMGTYIDVYDNDGVRRARLQTGIRTTRFPLGSRLGRHVMMHGNLALIVLAERFLLVDFQLSTELPRVLLNESLVEVEDDFAEQRVFSDPLNEPIPGFRTFLSYRQEQDEFTGDVGTMTSSFLCFGRGVDLTAIDPLTGRLLWERSDLEPGSEVFNDDEYIITKAPRSQIVRIFRAMDGREIGSQEIPAETIRGPIDRHFGEWGRCWPVLHTTYDSREFQMYDPVLDETVWAVKVPEEFVWTTVNGSDIGILDPDGKFIVLDGQTGEERLQSQTEITNSPKSIEVLIRGTSLILVPGDGPPEFYHFSYASKTTHTLETTVNGKVTCIDQTDGSVLWSREIVDQKLNTLTPSAWPVLFFAAPEGRRMELIVLNRFTGREVFNDTFISDAYLVRWKASTLPLLIQIGVGRNTVGIACEEIVAPAVPQQSEDPPAQNE from the coding sequence ATGAATCATCCGTCCTTATTGACACACATTCCGTTCGATATGGTCTCCGAAATCCCGATGAACAATCATCGTCGAACAAATTTCCTCGTCGGCTGGTGCATCGCCTGCTGCCTTGTATTCATTGCACCGGAGGCTCAAGCCCAGTTCTTCAACCCGTTCGGGAACCAAGAGCAGTTTGATCCCTCGAGCGACATCGACGATCTCGTTCTGCGGCTGCCAACCGACCATCTCGTGCAGTCCGCATTCCAGCAGGGGAACGACCTGATCGCAGAGGGAAAGGTGGCGGATGGGCTGAAGATCCTTCAATCAATCCTCGACGAATCGGTCGACTTCTTCACCACAGACGACAATGTTGTCGGTGCTCCCATTTCCCGTCTCGTTCGCTCAACGATCGAAACGCATCGTGATGAGTACGAACGACTTTATGGAGGCGAAGCTCAACGATTGCTGAAACTCGGCGTGGCTGAACAGGATCGACTCGCCATTGGAGAAGTCGCCAGACGGTTTGCTGCGACGGAAGCTGGAATCGAAGCACTCAAAATTCTGAAGCGAACACGACTTGATGTCGGGGACCTCTCTGGAGCCCAGCGAACGCATTCGACGGACGAGCTGAACGACCACATTGAGACTCTCAAAGAGAAAATCCAACTCGGTTCTGAGTCCGAGTCACCTCGCCAAACATGGACGAATCCGCACGGTAGTCCGTCTCATGCTGGCAGCTTCGGGTTCTCCCCTGTGCGTTCGAGTCAGATTTGGAATCGGTCATTGATTGACGAGTATGACTTTTTCCTCGGGGACATTAATCGCGAAGCTGACCTCGTTCAGGAATCGCTTTCAATTGCAAACGCCACCGGTTCGAGGATTCATGCTTCCGAGAAGTTGGTCAGTTTTCCGGCGGGACGAGCACTCAGCGTCGGGAATCTGGTTCTGGTTCCGGGCTATACTGCCCCCAAAGCTTACGACATCGAGACTGGTGAACTCGTTGGTGTTGGAATCAAGTCTGACGAAACGTTCGACTATCTCTTCAAAACGACTTCAAGCCCTGCTGGGCAGCGCGACCCTTTTCGCGAAGAAATGCTGTCCCTGTTCTTTTCATTGCGAGGTTGGCGGGACTTGACGTCATCTTCGCTGAGTACGGACGGCGAGTACGTATATGCGATTACAGACTGTCAGTTGGTCGGCAGTACTCAGCCCGATTTGCTGATGCGATCAAATCATCGACACGAGCTTCTTCCGCAGTCTTTCAATCAGTTGCATTGCTACGAAATCGCCACCGGGCTGCGGAACCGATGGTCGATCGGATCGATGGATGACCAGGCTGTGATTCCTTTCGATCAGGTGGTGGAACTTCCTCGACAGGTTTTCTTTTACGGGGCCCCACTTCCGGTCAACGACCAACTCTTCGTGATCGGTGAAGAACGTGGTGAAGTTCAGCTCTTCGAAATCGACAAACATAACGGAGACATTCTCTGGTCGATTGGTTTGCTCAATCCCAACCAGGATCTGGTGTTTGCCGATTCACGGCGCCTGGCAGGTCTCATGCCCGCGTATCTCGACGGACTGTTGATCTGCCCCACCGGCGAAGGAGTGCTGACCGCCATCGACCCTCTGAATCGCTCCGTGGTCTGGACGCACCAGTACCAAAAGTCAGCCCGTGCTTCTTCGCCGGATCTGTTCCTTCGAAGACGGCGTCCACGCTCGCAGAACATTTCCGATTCCATCGAACGATTGATCGACGACCAACGCTGGTTTGAGAGCAAAATTGTGACCGCGAACGGGCTTTTGTTTTTCACTCCACCCGACAGCGATGAACTTGTCGCTGTGAAGCTTGAAGACGGAACTCCGGGCTGGGAAAATCCCCTCGCTCGTGGACAGATGATTTCCATACTGGGAGTGAATGAGGACCAACTCATCGTTCTGTCGAGAAGAGAAATCCTGGCACTCTCTACTGTCGATGGCAGCCGCGAATGGAGCGTTGCAATTCCGCTTCCGTCGGGACGAGGCGTCCGCATGGGGGAAACTTACGCGCAACCACTCTCAACGGGAGAAGTCGCTTTCGTCGATCTCACGACCGGCACAATGCTCGCGCGTTCGATGGTTTCTCCGGATACTCCTATCGGCAATTTGACCGTAGCTGGAGACCGACTGGTAATGCAGACCGCTACCGAAATTTCGGCGTTCTCAAGCGAAGCAGAGATCCGCGATTCACTCGCAGAACTGGCTGATCATTCCCCGCAACGAGTCGCCACTCTCGCGGAGATCACCTTACAGCAAGGCAACTGGCAGCAAGGGTACGAAGCGTTCACGAGCATCCCGCTCGATGAGTTGCCCGAAGACAGCCGTTCCGTGCTCGCATGGGCAATGATTGAACGTTTGGCCCAATACGACGTGGAGTTCGACGTTGATGAAATCAAAAACATCGAGCCGCTCTTCACCAATGCGGAGCAGTTGTTTGAGTTTCGCAAACACCTGGCCAATCGGTTCACGAGGAATGGTCAGTACGGAGAAGCGATCGATCAGTATCTGACGATGATCAACGAGAATGAAACGCGAGGCACCACTCAAGACGCAGATGGAATCGTTGAACTCGATTCACAACGATGGGTCCTTTCAGAAGTCTTCAACATCTTTCAATCGGCTTCAGAAGACGATGCACAACTGCTGCGTCAACGGATCAATGAGTGGCTGACCGAACAATCGAACGACTCAGCCGCGATCCTTGTCATTCGTTCGTTCCCGAAAGAAGTACTCGACGTTGAGAATATCCTACAGCGACTGGAGTCGATCGAGCGGACATTAAAACGAGTGAATGAACTTTCCGTCATCTGGACACGCCTACTTAGAGATCTTCCTTCCGAAGAACAGCCTCGTGCACTTGTTGAACTCGCCAAGAATTCTCTCGTCATGAAAGAAGGCAGAAACGCGAATGCTTACCTGACGACGGCAGAACGTTTGCTCGATGGTCAGGAGAATGCACCACAAGCTGTCCTGAAAGAAATCGAAAATCTTCGCACCGCACGCGAGTGGCTTGAGCTGTTTCGGGCGGTTCCAGTGTGGCCTGAGACTGCGATTCATACGGATGATGTCAACGCTGTCGAGCTTCATCACCGCTATCAAATTCCTCAGCTGGGACCTTCTTCGATTCCCCTTGAAGGCTGGTCGTTCTTTCTCGATCAGATGGGAACCTATATCGACGTTTACGACAATGACGGGGTCAGAAGAGCACGCCTTCAAACCGGCATCCGAACGACTCGATTCCCTCTTGGTTCGCGTTTGGGACGTCACGTAATGATGCATGGCAACCTGGCACTGATCGTGCTTGCCGAGCGTTTTCTGCTGGTCGATTTTCAACTCAGCACCGAACTTCCGCGAGTTCTTCTCAATGAATCACTCGTCGAAGTCGAGGATGATTTCGCCGAACAGCGTGTCTTCTCCGACCCTTTGAATGAACCGATTCCTGGATTTCGGACGTTCCTCTCTTATCGGCAGGAGCAAGACGAGTTCACTGGCGACGTCGGTACGATGACTTCATCATTTCTTTGCTTTGGACGAGGCGTCGACCTGACCGCCATCGATCCACTGACGGGTCGTCTTCTCTGGGAACGAAGTGATCTCGAACCGGGAAGCGAAGTCTTCAATGATGATGAGTACATCATCACGAAAGCGCCGAGGTCGCAAATCGTCCGAATCTTCCGAGCAATGGATGGACGGGAAATTGGCTCTCAGGAAATTCCCGCAGAGACGATCCGAGGCCCCATCGACAGACATTTCGGTGAATGGGGACGCTGTTGGCCGGTGCTGCACACCACTTACGATTCGCGGGAATTCCAGATGTATGATCCAGTCTTAGATGAGACTGTCTGGGCTGTGAAGGTTCCGGAAGAGTTTGTCTGGACAACCGTGAATGGCTCCGACATCGGCATCCTTGATCCCGACGGAAAGTTCATCGTGCTTGACGGTCAGACAGGTGAGGAGCGACTTCAATCGCAAACAGAGATCACCAACTCTCCCAAAAGCATTGAAGTTCTCATTCGTGGAACGTCATTGATTCTGGTTCCGGGAGATGGTCCCCCTGAGTTCTACCACTTCTCTTACGCGTCCAAGACGACTCACACACTTGAAACAACCGTCAATGGAAAGGTCACCTGCATTGACCAGACAGATGGAAGCGTGCTGTGGTCAAGAGAAATTGTCGACCAGAAGTTGAACACCCTGACGCCATCGGCGTGGCCTGTTCTATTCTTCGCAGCTCCTGAAGGGAGAAGAATGGAGCTGATTGTGCTCAATCGGTTTACCGGTCGAGAGGTCTTCAACGATACATTTATCAGCGACGCCTATCTGGTTCGATGGAAAGCGTCGACACTGCCCCTTCTGATTCAGATCGGCGTGGGACGTAATACCGTCGGAATCGCCTGCGAAGAAATTGTCGCTCCCGCTGTTCCGCAGCAATCGGAAGACCCACCTGCTCAGAACGAGTGA